One genomic window of Deinococcus deserti VCD115 includes the following:
- a CDS encoding glycoside hydrolase family 2 protein yields the protein MHLSTHPEPLLERAKWRSLDGEWRFAFDDEGFWQHPEDVQFDRVIQVPYAPESLRSGIHDTGFHPVVWYGLDLHLQADEHVTPRGEDGRLILHFGAVDWRASVWADGALVAVHEGGHTPFTADITRQASRAVAEQRPVHLVVRAEDDPQDLSKPRGKQDWLLEPHSIWYPRTTGIWQTVWLEHVPVSYLRRLKLAGDMEGWKVALEADIGGRWEPGMELRVILKKGEQVLARDRYELQRPDISRIVPLPDPGIDDFRNDLLWNPNHPVLISATVQLLAENGAVVDEVRSYTALRTVGVRGGRFMLNGRPWYLKMVLDQGYWPDSLMTATDAELRRDVELTRELGFDGARKHQKIESPRYLYWCDVLGLMVWEEMPSPYRFTPEAVRRLSREWEEVIERDISHPCIVAWVPLNESWGVPNLPTNPAHRDYVQGIYYMTRTLDPSRPVIGNDGWEHVATDIVTVHDYAADPKVLESRYGTLARTAVTLEGQDPADRAVLLPGFKAAEHPVMLSEFGGIAYFPEGVPAEVAWGYSTVDSEEAFVDAHLYLMAAVHACKGLSGFCFTQLTDTFQERNGLLNPDRTPKADLQVLARSNQGLRPPRDTGLDPNLNPAGYGERWRERHGEPIAGDD from the coding sequence ATGCACCTCTCGACCCATCCAGAACCTCTGCTCGAGCGCGCCAAGTGGCGCAGCCTCGACGGTGAGTGGCGCTTCGCTTTTGACGACGAGGGTTTCTGGCAGCACCCCGAAGATGTACAGTTCGACCGCGTCATTCAGGTGCCGTACGCCCCCGAAAGCCTCCGGAGCGGAATTCATGACACCGGTTTTCATCCGGTAGTGTGGTACGGCCTGGACCTGCACCTACAGGCCGACGAGCACGTGACGCCCCGCGGTGAGGACGGCCGGCTGATCCTGCATTTCGGTGCGGTGGACTGGCGCGCCTCGGTCTGGGCGGACGGCGCGCTGGTGGCTGTCCATGAGGGTGGGCACACGCCTTTTACAGCCGATATCACCCGGCAGGCTTCCCGGGCAGTGGCCGAGCAGCGACCGGTTCACCTGGTCGTGCGCGCGGAAGATGATCCGCAGGACTTGTCCAAGCCGCGCGGCAAACAGGACTGGCTCCTGGAGCCCCATTCGATCTGGTACCCGCGCACCACCGGGATCTGGCAGACGGTCTGGCTGGAGCATGTGCCGGTCAGCTATCTGCGGCGGCTGAAACTTGCCGGTGATATGGAAGGCTGGAAGGTCGCGCTGGAAGCTGACATCGGTGGCCGTTGGGAGCCGGGCATGGAGCTGCGCGTGATTCTCAAAAAAGGCGAACAGGTGCTGGCCCGCGACCGGTACGAACTGCAACGGCCGGACATTTCGCGCATCGTGCCGTTGCCGGACCCAGGCATCGACGACTTCCGCAATGACCTGCTGTGGAACCCGAATCATCCGGTGTTGATCAGTGCGACCGTGCAGCTGCTGGCTGAGAATGGCGCCGTGGTCGACGAGGTGCGCAGCTACACTGCCCTACGTACTGTCGGCGTGCGCGGAGGCCGTTTTATGCTCAATGGGCGCCCGTGGTACCTCAAGATGGTGCTTGATCAGGGGTACTGGCCAGATTCGCTGATGACCGCTACCGACGCTGAACTGCGCCGTGATGTGGAGCTTACCCGCGAACTCGGCTTTGATGGCGCCCGAAAACACCAGAAGATCGAGTCGCCGCGCTACCTGTACTGGTGTGACGTGCTGGGCCTGATGGTCTGGGAGGAAATGCCCAGCCCGTACCGCTTTACACCGGAAGCGGTGCGGCGGTTGAGCCGCGAATGGGAGGAGGTCATCGAGCGTGACATCTCCCACCCGTGCATTGTCGCGTGGGTGCCGCTCAACGAGTCGTGGGGCGTGCCGAACCTACCGACGAATCCGGCGCACCGGGATTACGTGCAGGGCATTTACTACATGACGCGCACGCTTGATCCGTCCCGGCCCGTGATCGGCAACGACGGCTGGGAACATGTCGCGACCGATATCGTGACCGTGCATGACTACGCGGCCGACCCGAAGGTGCTGGAAAGCCGCTACGGCACATTGGCGCGGACAGCAGTGACTCTCGAAGGTCAGGATCCGGCGGACCGGGCGGTGCTGCTGCCCGGATTCAAGGCTGCCGAGCATCCGGTCATGCTGTCGGAATTTGGGGGGATCGCCTATTTCCCGGAAGGTGTTCCGGCAGAGGTGGCCTGGGGCTACAGCACGGTGGACAGTGAGGAAGCTTTTGTCGATGCACACCTGTACCTGATGGCTGCGGTGCATGCTTGTAAGGGCCTGTCCGGGTTCTGTTTCACGCAGCTGACCGATACCTTCCAGGAACGAAATGGTCTGCTCAATCCCGACCGGACGCCAAAGGCGGACCTGCAGGTTCTGGCCCGAAGTAACCAGGGCCTGCGGCCCCCGCGGGACACGGGCCTGGACCCGAATCTCAATCCGGCCGGCTACGGCGAACGCTGGCGCGAGCGGCACGGTGAGCCAATCGCCGGCGACGACTGA
- a CDS encoding TCR/Tet family MFS transporter: protein MRSRPAAMIFILLTALIDIIGIGLIIPVLPGLVKELAGSEVAGARTIGLLTAAYAVMQFIFAPILGALSDRFGRRPVLLFALTGMGLDYLLLAYAPDLTWLFIGRILAGITGASLTVANAYIADVSPPEQRAKNFGLLGATFGVGFILGPALGGLLGEYGLRVPFLVAAALTGLNVLYGLFVLPESLPASARGKAMQRSDLNPLLPLKALGEYPILRSLALTFVLLGLAGQVIFSTWVLYTEKVLSWTPGQNGLALAFFGLLTAGVQGGLIGPFIARFGDRRTIMTGLVASILEFLVLSVARNGALLYTSLVVGALGGLANPAIQGLISRQVSESEQGRVQGAITSLNSLVAVVGPVLATTVYAAGLSRGFPGAAYLMAALFSVAGTLLILGVLRGIPGTGRVEAGA, encoded by the coding sequence ATGCGCTCCCGTCCTGCTGCCATGATTTTCATCCTGCTGACCGCGCTGATCGACATTATCGGCATTGGGCTGATCATTCCGGTGCTGCCGGGACTGGTCAAGGAACTGGCGGGATCGGAAGTAGCGGGCGCGCGCACCATCGGTCTACTGACGGCGGCATACGCAGTGATGCAGTTCATCTTTGCGCCGATCCTGGGGGCCCTGAGCGACCGGTTCGGACGGCGGCCGGTCCTGCTGTTTGCCCTGACCGGAATGGGGCTCGATTACCTGCTGCTGGCGTACGCGCCAGACCTGACGTGGCTCTTCATTGGACGCATCCTGGCCGGGATCACCGGCGCGAGCCTGACGGTGGCCAATGCGTACATTGCCGACGTCTCGCCGCCCGAGCAACGCGCAAAGAACTTCGGCCTGCTGGGGGCCACCTTTGGGGTGGGATTCATCCTCGGGCCGGCTCTGGGTGGACTGCTGGGCGAGTACGGGCTGCGGGTACCGTTCCTTGTGGCGGCGGCCCTGACCGGACTGAACGTGTTGTACGGCTTGTTCGTCCTGCCGGAGTCCCTTCCGGCCAGCGCCCGCGGCAAGGCTATGCAGCGCAGCGACCTCAACCCGCTGCTGCCCCTGAAGGCGCTGGGTGAGTACCCGATCCTGCGCAGCCTCGCGCTGACCTTTGTGCTGCTGGGCCTCGCGGGACAGGTCATTTTCAGCACCTGGGTGCTGTACACCGAGAAGGTCCTGAGCTGGACCCCCGGACAGAACGGACTGGCCCTGGCGTTCTTCGGGCTGCTGACCGCAGGGGTTCAGGGGGGATTGATCGGGCCGTTTATTGCACGGTTCGGTGACCGGCGCACCATCATGACCGGTCTTGTGGCGTCCATCCTGGAATTTCTGGTGCTGAGTGTGGCCCGTAACGGTGCACTGCTGTATACGTCGTTGGTCGTCGGAGCACTCGGTGGACTCGCAAATCCTGCCATCCAGGGCCTGATCTCGCGACAGGTCAGTGAAAGCGAGCAGGGCCGCGTACAGGGGGCCATCACCAGTCTGAACAGTCTCGTGGCGGTCGTAGGCCCGGTCCTCGCGACCACCGTCTATGCCGCTGGCCTCAGCCGTGGCTTCCCCGGTGCGGCGTACCTGATGGCCGCACTGTTCTCAGTGGCCGGTACGCTGCTGATTCTGGGCGTGCTGCGCGGAATTCCCGGTACCGGACGGGTCGAAGCAGGAGCCTGA
- a CDS encoding GNAT family N-acetyltransferase: MTPRFDFQPTLSGARVTLRPLKEQDFGPLYAAASDPLIWEQHPDNRHEPAVFRAYFDGMLASGGALLATEASTGTVIGASRFHSRDIHPHSLEIGWTFLARSYWGGTYNGDMKRLMLGHAFHFVDHVVFLVASQNLRSQRAVQKIGGQLQEHLTEGRDQGYLVFRVDRSTWAGSP, translated from the coding sequence ATGACCCCACGTTTTGATTTCCAGCCCACGCTGTCAGGAGCCCGGGTGACGCTGCGGCCCTTGAAAGAACAGGATTTCGGCCCTCTGTACGCTGCGGCCTCCGACCCGCTGATCTGGGAGCAGCACCCGGACAACCGGCACGAACCGGCTGTCTTCCGTGCCTACTTTGACGGCATGCTCGCTTCTGGCGGAGCACTTCTGGCCACTGAGGCCAGCACCGGCACCGTGATCGGTGCGTCACGCTTTCACTCCAGGGATATCCATCCTCACAGCCTCGAAATCGGTTGGACCTTCCTGGCCCGTTCATACTGGGGCGGCACCTACAACGGCGACATGAAGCGCCTGATGCTTGGGCATGCGTTCCACTTTGTGGATCATGTGGTGTTCCTGGTTGCCTCACAGAACCTGCGCTCTCAACGGGCAGTGCAGAAGATCGGTGGTCAGCTGCAGGAGCACCTGACCGAAGGGAGAGACCAGGGATATCTGGTCTTCCGTGTGGACCGGTCGACCTGGGCGGGATCACCCTGA
- a CDS encoding IS3-like element ISDds1 family transposase (programmed frameshift), producing MTDRRIHTAEFKRDAVQLARTSGNLSGTARDLGINSSLLRKWMNAEQEKGELAFPGQGKQLLTPEQQEIQRLRKENEILRQEREIPKKGGSLLRQRNHTLRYEFIQDQRPEYRLDLLCRVLEVSVSGYHSWRRRPICDRKEEDALLEQRIQEVHQRSKRRYGAPRIHAELHAGGVRVSRKRVARLMRASGLRAKGKRRWVRTTESSHTMAVCPNLLERRFEVSQPNQVWALDLTYLPTKEGWLYLAVTLDLHSRAVVGYAMDMQMPATLPLAALQMAAGRRLPPPGLLHHSDRGSQYASGIFQAELARMRARGSMSRKGDCWDNAVVESFFSSLKRELLEDTIFETRDVARQAVFEFIEVFYNRQRRHSSLGYLTPLEFERQATAA from the exons ATGACTGATCGCAGAATCCACACCGCCGAGTTCAAGCGAGACGCAGTGCAGCTTGCTCGAACGAGCGGCAACCTGTCGGGCACCGCGCGTGACCTGGGCATCAACAGCTCCCTGCTGCGCAAATGGATGAATGCTGAGCAGGAGAAGGGCGAGTTGGCATTCCCTGGTCAGGGCAAACAGCTCCTCACTCCAGAGCAACAGGAGATACAACGGCTTCGCAAGGAGAACGAAATCCTGCGACAGGAGCGCGAGATCC CTAAAAAAGGCGGCAGCCTTCTTCGCCAAAGAAACCACACGCTGAGGTATGAATTCATCCAAGATCAACGCCCCGAGTACCGCCTGGACCTGCTGTGCCGGGTGCTGGAGGTCTCGGTGAGCGGGTACCACAGCTGGCGAAGAAGGCCGATCTGCGACCGCAAGGAAGAGGATGCGCTGCTCGAGCAGCGCATCCAGGAAGTGCATCAACGTAGTAAACGCCGCTATGGGGCGCCACGCATTCACGCGGAGTTGCACGCTGGAGGAGTGCGCGTGTCCCGCAAGCGGGTGGCGCGTCTGATGCGTGCCAGTGGTCTGCGGGCCAAGGGAAAGCGCCGCTGGGTGCGGACCACGGAGAGCAGTCACACCATGGCCGTCTGCCCGAACCTGCTTGAGCGGCGGTTCGAGGTCTCGCAGCCGAACCAGGTCTGGGCGTTGGACCTGACGTATCTGCCCACGAAAGAGGGCTGGCTGTATCTCGCAGTCACCTTAGACCTGCATTCGCGAGCCGTGGTGGGTTACGCGATGGACATGCAGATGCCAGCCACCTTGCCACTGGCGGCCCTTCAGATGGCTGCTGGCCGACGTCTTCCGCCACCAGGCCTCCTTCATCACAGCGACAGGGGCAGTCAATACGCGAGTGGCATCTTTCAGGCAGAACTGGCCCGCATGCGGGCCAGGGGCAGTATGAGTCGTAAGGGGGATTGTTGGGACAACGCCGTGGTGGAAAGCTTCTTCAGCTCCCTGAAAAGGGAGTTGCTGGAGGACACCATCTTTGAGACCCGGGACGTGGCCCGACAAGCCGTATTTGAATTCATCGAGGTCTTCTACAACCGTCAGCGTCGTCACTCGTCTCTTGGGTACTTGACGCCCCTGGAGTTCGAACGCCAAGCTACAGCTGCTTAA
- a CDS encoding ribonuclease Z codes for MLQAQVLGRPGEDNALWVTADSGQGRKRLLLDCGAGTLTALPFAEFQAVDHLLFSHLHMDHVGGFDDFFRATFDRAGRENHVWGPPGTAQILSHRFQGYWWNFAPELRGTWLVHDVSAEEVQSFRFEAHEAFAVMHCAGTRGHQGTIIQTAEVSVQVVPLLHHGTSLGFILREPDRLTVDREALAQSKLSPGPWLTQLKHGVSGKLEIQGTVHDAAALAAKLMSREPGDSLAYFTDFLLDESELRRLSVALQNVQSLYAEAQYAPEDSELACRHHHTTVSQVARLAAAAEVKHLTLLHLSRRYRPDRWNDLLGTVRQTFPSASFPDGWIPSSTNLPQECWIAWNQSHQKLPSDGGSQFRGKDSINKMSFRGICAGAALSTLLG; via the coding sequence ATGTTGCAGGCGCAGGTACTTGGACGTCCAGGGGAAGACAACGCGCTTTGGGTGACGGCTGACAGCGGCCAGGGCCGGAAGCGGCTGCTGCTCGACTGCGGCGCGGGAACGCTGACAGCTCTTCCCTTTGCTGAATTTCAGGCCGTAGACCACCTGTTGTTTTCCCACCTGCATATGGATCACGTGGGCGGCTTTGATGACTTCTTCCGGGCAACGTTCGACCGCGCCGGTCGCGAGAATCACGTGTGGGGTCCTCCTGGGACGGCCCAGATCCTGTCCCACCGCTTTCAGGGCTACTGGTGGAACTTTGCCCCGGAGCTGCGCGGGACCTGGCTGGTACACGACGTATCAGCCGAGGAGGTGCAGTCCTTTCGTTTCGAGGCGCATGAGGCCTTTGCTGTTATGCACTGTGCTGGCACTCGTGGCCATCAGGGAACGATTATTCAGACGGCCGAGGTCAGCGTTCAGGTGGTGCCGCTCCTCCATCACGGAACCAGCCTGGGCTTCATCCTGCGTGAGCCCGACCGGCTGACTGTGGACCGCGAAGCCCTAGCTCAATCGAAGTTGAGCCCAGGACCCTGGTTGACACAGCTGAAGCATGGTGTGAGTGGAAAGCTGGAGATTCAAGGCACCGTCCACGACGCCGCCGCGCTGGCCGCCAAGCTGATGTCTCGCGAGCCCGGAGACAGCCTCGCTTATTTCACGGACTTTCTGCTCGATGAGTCAGAACTTCGGCGCCTGAGCGTGGCGCTGCAGAATGTACAGAGTCTCTACGCAGAGGCGCAGTACGCTCCTGAAGACTCTGAACTGGCCTGTCGCCACCATCACACCACGGTCAGTCAGGTCGCTCGTCTGGCTGCCGCGGCTGAGGTGAAACACCTGACCCTTCTGCACCTGTCACGACGCTACCGTCCGGACCGTTGGAATGATCTGCTGGGGACTGTCAGACAAACCTTTCCGTCGGCGAGCTTTCCTGACGGCTGGATACCATCAAGCACGAACCTGCCGCAGGAATGCTGGATTGCCTGGAATCAGAGTCACCAGAAGCTCCCTTCCGACGGTGGAAGCCAATTTAGAGGAAAGGACTCGATCAACAAAATGTCATTCCGCGGCATCTGCGCCGGGGCTGCTCTGTCCACTCTGCTGGGATAA
- a CDS encoding diguanylate cyclase has product MTTESCSEPGNLTNPLEALATTSWAEELRLQNAQARDRVKEDPQGAYREAGSLLAQAEKLGDLASQASALHTQLLSLLELGDTEHAQSLAALAADRYLQSAQTNGYCEVQLLRAGLALSSNRSDEALRLCDDIIDASQDEPTTTLAEALLTKAMVLFRQGRHADASSSLQHSGEVRLLLGDKAGHAKCLNNIGLIYEADGDFVQALNSFMRCLEFLRTNEMAMDGLLSACLVNVGKVYRELGETDNAVDSLNRGVEIAEQARHLDKAGIYVSLAAGHSELGLIHRERKQFSQALDAFMQALHVTQSDGMRRERSTQGGSALHEEAEVLDNIGQTYALMGETDQAFKALNQALQLSLAADDTSSQASVLTHLGSLYAASGQHQQAIPLLRRALKFADTMALKRQALEAHEQLARALMGAGQDTEAASHLLVVTELQRDLFRTDNERRLRNLTGQLELEKARYQADIYRQLNDVSLKARQDAEKEVQERTAELERAQLEIVNRLGLAAEYRDDKTGLHTYRVGNITALLAEALGLPAPKVELIRLAARLHDVGKIGIPDTILLKPGKFTPEEYEVMKHHTIIGARVLQGGRTELMHLAEQIALTHHERWDGQGYPRRLSGQDIPLVGRLVAVADVWDALTSERPYKGAWSSEDALAELRAQAGRQFDPAAVEAFVQLVENGVLEQLDDRLNSQAEHADDAPPLIPGAAGPDLPFEIHNSSFDNVIPYIDALIKGAWQVRDEGPEALIGPSLQALELAHQYGYASGVGYAQRNLAYAHAAQHQYSEAVDLLTKARMCAEQLPDLVLKRDCAVQLGRIYAQLLDPERALAYGQLSLEVSRMLHDQAGEAQALFDLGQVYRTLEGRHEQALESIKGAGSLFDGLTDLKAAASCHAELAELHFGLGHYEEAAFEGRRALALAASGGAAAVQVHALTITARALEALGDWSNAKGLYEAAWDTGEPSEPRMAAQVAWSRLYAACSLLRHGELEEGERLLEGTLNLAQQHDLKAVAEQACREYVRLYKARGDAEQALAFQEQAHTLEVEQFRQDNGRRALALTIGHHSDRVRMESNSFQSRSMELATTNVALEQANQEKTALLAALQEQTKVLQRQSREDGLTGVYNRRYIEEALATEHSRHRQTHRTLSLLMIDIDHFKAVNDKFSHPVGDEVLRRIAKLFKATCRAHDLVGRYGGEEFLIILPDTTVPQAIEVAERIRRLVEEYPWREIHPKLHVTLSLGVCGRMDVANHERLLSLVDEKLYEAKHGGRNRVAS; this is encoded by the coding sequence ATGACGACCGAATCGTGTAGCGAGCCTGGAAACTTAACCAACCCCCTCGAGGCTCTCGCTACGACCAGCTGGGCAGAAGAGTTACGCCTTCAAAACGCTCAAGCTCGGGACCGGGTAAAAGAGGACCCGCAGGGAGCTTATCGCGAGGCAGGCAGCCTTCTTGCGCAGGCCGAGAAACTGGGTGACCTGGCATCTCAGGCCAGTGCCCTACACACGCAGCTTCTCAGCCTTCTGGAACTCGGCGACACGGAGCACGCGCAGTCACTCGCTGCACTCGCGGCCGACCGCTATCTTCAGAGCGCCCAAACCAACGGATACTGTGAAGTCCAGCTTCTACGCGCCGGATTGGCACTCTCCAGCAACCGGTCTGATGAGGCGCTGCGCCTCTGCGACGACATCATCGATGCCTCTCAGGACGAACCCACCACGACTCTGGCCGAAGCTTTGCTCACCAAGGCTATGGTGTTGTTCCGTCAAGGACGGCATGCGGATGCCAGCAGCAGCCTGCAGCACAGCGGTGAAGTGCGGTTATTGCTCGGCGATAAGGCAGGACATGCCAAATGCCTGAATAACATCGGCCTGATTTACGAAGCGGACGGTGACTTTGTGCAGGCACTGAACAGCTTTATGCGCTGTCTGGAATTTCTGCGCACCAACGAAATGGCCATGGACGGCCTGCTGAGCGCCTGTCTGGTGAACGTCGGAAAGGTCTACAGGGAGCTGGGGGAAACTGACAATGCCGTCGACTCGCTGAACAGGGGCGTAGAAATTGCCGAACAGGCCCGGCATCTCGATAAGGCTGGAATCTACGTCAGCCTTGCGGCCGGTCACTCGGAACTCGGGCTGATTCACCGCGAGCGCAAGCAGTTCAGCCAGGCGCTTGATGCGTTCATGCAGGCCCTGCATGTGACACAGAGTGATGGGATGCGCCGCGAGAGGTCCACGCAAGGTGGCAGCGCGCTTCATGAAGAAGCAGAGGTGCTGGATAACATTGGTCAGACGTACGCCCTGATGGGCGAGACAGACCAGGCTTTCAAGGCACTCAACCAGGCACTGCAATTGTCCCTGGCAGCTGACGATACCTCGAGTCAGGCCAGCGTCCTGACGCACCTCGGCTCCCTGTATGCTGCCAGCGGGCAGCACCAGCAGGCCATACCTCTGCTGCGCCGCGCCCTGAAGTTTGCGGACACTATGGCCCTGAAACGTCAGGCGCTCGAAGCTCACGAGCAACTGGCGCGGGCCCTGATGGGAGCCGGTCAGGATACAGAAGCCGCCTCGCATCTGCTGGTGGTCACGGAGCTTCAGCGAGATCTGTTCCGGACCGATAACGAGCGCCGGCTCCGCAACCTCACCGGCCAGCTTGAACTGGAAAAAGCCCGCTACCAGGCTGACATCTACCGTCAGCTCAACGATGTCTCGCTGAAAGCGCGCCAGGATGCCGAAAAGGAAGTCCAGGAGCGCACCGCCGAGCTTGAGCGCGCGCAGCTGGAAATCGTGAACCGACTGGGCCTGGCGGCCGAGTACCGTGACGACAAAACGGGCCTGCACACCTACCGGGTAGGCAATATCACGGCGCTGCTGGCCGAAGCACTCGGGCTCCCCGCGCCGAAGGTCGAACTGATCCGGCTGGCAGCCCGCCTGCACGATGTGGGCAAAATCGGGATTCCGGATACCATTCTGCTGAAACCGGGCAAGTTCACCCCCGAAGAGTACGAGGTCATGAAGCACCACACGATCATCGGCGCGCGTGTACTCCAGGGTGGACGTACCGAGCTCATGCACCTCGCTGAGCAGATTGCCCTGACCCACCATGAACGCTGGGACGGACAGGGCTATCCCAGGCGGCTTTCCGGCCAGGATATTCCGCTGGTTGGCCGACTTGTTGCCGTGGCGGACGTCTGGGACGCACTGACCAGTGAGCGGCCTTACAAAGGAGCCTGGAGCTCTGAAGACGCGCTGGCCGAATTGCGAGCCCAGGCCGGCCGGCAGTTTGACCCGGCGGCTGTCGAGGCGTTTGTACAGCTGGTTGAGAACGGGGTTCTGGAACAACTCGATGACCGGCTGAATTCCCAGGCGGAGCACGCTGACGACGCTCCACCGCTGATTCCTGGCGCAGCTGGCCCCGATCTTCCTTTTGAGATCCACAACTCGTCGTTCGACAATGTCATTCCCTATATCGATGCACTTATCAAAGGAGCCTGGCAGGTTCGCGACGAAGGTCCAGAAGCGCTCATCGGGCCGAGCCTGCAGGCACTTGAGCTGGCTCACCAGTACGGGTACGCTTCAGGCGTCGGCTACGCGCAGCGTAATCTTGCGTACGCGCACGCGGCGCAGCACCAGTACTCCGAAGCCGTGGACTTACTGACCAAGGCCCGGATGTGCGCTGAACAGCTCCCGGACCTTGTGCTGAAACGAGACTGTGCTGTGCAGCTGGGCCGGATCTACGCGCAGCTGCTCGATCCTGAACGTGCGCTGGCGTACGGGCAGCTGAGTCTTGAGGTGTCCAGAATGCTTCATGACCAGGCGGGGGAAGCCCAGGCACTCTTTGACCTTGGTCAGGTCTACCGCACCCTTGAGGGCCGGCACGAGCAGGCGCTGGAATCGATCAAGGGCGCGGGCTCACTGTTCGATGGTCTGACAGACCTGAAAGCGGCCGCGTCGTGCCATGCCGAGCTGGCCGAGCTGCACTTCGGACTGGGGCATTACGAAGAAGCCGCCTTCGAGGGGCGCCGGGCACTCGCGCTAGCTGCAAGTGGTGGAGCAGCGGCCGTGCAGGTTCATGCTCTCACCATTACGGCGCGTGCCTTGGAGGCGCTGGGGGACTGGAGCAATGCAAAGGGCCTGTATGAGGCGGCGTGGGACACGGGAGAGCCTTCCGAACCGCGCATGGCAGCCCAGGTTGCCTGGAGCAGGCTGTACGCGGCCTGCAGCCTGCTGCGGCATGGTGAGCTCGAAGAAGGCGAGCGCCTGCTGGAAGGTACCCTGAACCTGGCTCAGCAGCACGACCTGAAGGCAGTCGCCGAACAGGCATGTCGCGAGTACGTCCGGCTGTACAAGGCCCGGGGGGACGCAGAACAGGCCCTGGCCTTTCAGGAACAGGCGCACACGCTGGAAGTTGAGCAGTTCCGGCAGGACAATGGCCGGCGGGCTCTGGCGCTTACCATCGGGCACCATTCGGACCGGGTACGCATGGAATCCAACTCCTTCCAGAGCCGCAGTATGGAACTGGCCACCACCAATGTGGCGCTTGAACAGGCAAACCAGGAAAAGACAGCCCTGCTGGCAGCGCTACAGGAGCAGACCAAGGTGCTGCAACGCCAGTCCCGGGAGGACGGCCTGACGGGCGTCTACAACCGACGGTATATCGAAGAAGCGCTGGCGACAGAACACTCCAGGCACCGTCAGACGCACCGTACGCTTTCCCTGTTGATGATCGATATCGACCATTTTAAGGCCGTTAACGACAAGTTCTCCCACCCTGTGGGCGACGAGGTGCTGCGGCGGATCGCCAAGCTGTTCAAGGCAACCTGCCGGGCCCATGATCTGGTGGGGCGATACGGTGGCGAGGAATTTCTGATTATTCTCCCGGACACGACGGTGCCTCAGGCAATAGAAGTGGCCGAACGTATCCGGCGCCTGGTTGAGGAATATCCCTGGCGGGAGATTCATCCAAAGCTGCACGTCACGCTCTCGCTTGGTGTTTGTGGCCGAATGGATGTCGCCAACCACGAACGCCTGCTCTCGTTGGTCGACGAGAAACTGTACGAGGCCAAGCATGGCGGCCGCAATCGCGTCGCTTCCTGA